The Carassius auratus strain Wakin chromosome 40, ASM336829v1, whole genome shotgun sequence genome has a segment encoding these proteins:
- the LOC113058397 gene encoding putative uncharacterized protein DDB_G0277255, with amino-acid sequence MRSPSPHRSAQNSRLSSTASALTKSIAASCISQTISQTMAKRGAHLQTASPPVSSSPLPTSSLRLRSPSPKPITLDLSAESGFRSTSSTGVGSQPLRSCPSPFRSNSLRSSPSTVQSPPSYRSQQSISRAYPVSLRSAPSAESPNSAAHEQPPYTSLNDNDNDNNNNNNSLSNNGRATNHKKASHSNVDGLPHFHDPQRATLHNRVACPFPFSEPSSRVQSPSVSPYFLTQICSPPPAPNHSSHLVAKPPNPRIPRQGGFFTPLSLEISRSTSACSLSPSESPRITSPPPIGIPANLWGVANPQPRDPSIPNASSPTKVEKTLH; translated from the coding sequence ATGCGATCACCCTCTCCACATAGAAGTGCCCAGAACTCCAGACTGTCCTCAACGGCCTCAGCTCTTACAAAGTCTATTGCTGCCTCTTGTATTAGTCAGACAATTTCTCAAACAATGGCCAAGAGAGGTGCACATCTTCAGACTGCTTCCCCACCTGTGAGCTCTTCTCCTCTGCCCACATCTTCTTTAAGGCTAAGGTCACCATCACCTAAACCCATCACTTTGGACTTAAGTGCGGAGTCAGGTTTTAGGAGTACATCCAGCACTGGGGTAGGGAGTCAACCCCTAAGGTCTTGTCCATCCCCATTCAGATCAAACAGTCTTCGATCTAGTCCATCAACAGTTCAGTCCCCTCCTTCCTACCGTAGTCAACAGTCAATATCCCGTGCATATCCAGTTAGCCTCCGTTCAGCTCCATCTGCTGAAAGCCCAAACTCTGCTGCTCATGAACAGCCTCCTTACACCAgtttaaatgataatgataacgataataataacaataacaacagtttAAGTAATAACGGGAGGGCAACTAACCACAAAAAAGCATCCCACTCAAATGTGGATGGACTCCCTCATTTCCATGATCCTCAAAGAGCAACCTTGCACAATAGGGTGGCTTGTCCCTTTCCATTCTCTGAGCCTAGCTCTCGTGTACAGTCCCCTTCTGTTAGCCCATATTTTCTCACCCAAATCTGCTCCCCTCCACCTGCTCCAAACCACTCCAGTCATCTGGTAGCAAAGCCACCAAATCCCAGAATCCCCAGACAAGGTGGCTTTTTTACCCCTCTGTCTTTGGAAATCTCAAGATCAACATCAGCTTGCTCCTTATCTCCCAGTGAGAGCCCCAGAATCACCTCTCCACCTCCTATTGGCATTCCTGCAAATTTATGGGGTGTTGCTAATCCGCAGCCAAGGGATCCTTCAATACCAAATGCATCTTCTCCAACAAAAGTAGAAAAAACTTTACACTAA